TTGCCGTAGATTGATTTTGACTTTGTGTCTGGTTATCAACTTGGGTCAATGCAACATATCTTGAAGTTGGAGTCAAGGGAGTAGAGGCTGAAGGAAAATTCTGCTGGTCAATTTGAGCAGAAGAGAGCTGAGACTTTCGAGGAGAACTGGAGTATAGTTGATTTATAGTACTTGTTATCTGTAGTTGATGTAGATTTTCTGTAGATTCAATAGCTGGAGTGACGCATGATTGACTGTTGCGCATCAGCATCTGTTCCTTTTTGAGCTGAGTAGTTTGTTTCTGCATTTGTTGCTCGAAGTTCTGTAACAGCCTTTTGTAATGAGTAAATGGAGAATCGAAAGCATTCACATTGCtattgctaaaaaaattattattttgtggtGAACCAGCAAAATATTGGCCTGTTTTCCTTGCTGACTTCTGAAACATACTCGGTCCATTCTTTTGTTCCAAACCCATTCCAGAACTATATTGAAGTGAACTGACAAAATTGGGTTGCGAATTTGGAACCCTTGATTGCATTGAAGATGTGGGAGAGGAACTTCCCAAACCATTTGTTATAGTTAAATTCACTAGAGGGAATTGGAGTTTCCCATTCCAGCTTTGAGGAGGCTGAGATATTTGGGATTGACCGCAAGTCGGCAGACTAAGTTCTGCTTGTTGCTCAACTGAGGCAACTCTCTTCTGCCGAAAGAGGTTCACATACTTTACAATAGCATCCTTGGTCGTCTCCAACTTCTCCTTGGAAGCATTTTTCATCTGATTTCGCTGTAATGAAAAAACCTGCATGGCCTTTTCTATCCAAATGACTTGCTTCATGTTCTTTCTAACCAGCTCCGGATCTGTTGCCTGCAGAAAAGATCAAAAGTGATAATTGgcagaaaatcaaaatccttGCGGCAAAAACTAATGGATGTAAATCTTAAAAGTAAATCAATCTATGGCATCTGCGAACATATATGCTGCATGCAACCAGAAATCAAATAGTTCACATACCTTGTCAAGTAAGGacttaaaatatatgtatagTTTCTTGAGTTGCGGACCATACTGTAGCTTAAAGCATTGAAGCTGCAAAGGAAATGAAGATATTCTAATCAGTGGCAAGAATCTCTGACTTCATTATCAACCATAGGATACATAAGATTTGAGTGTCTGAGAtagctttcttttttgtttctcccAAAGAGTGTGGGGGTGATGCTGTGATCACCACACGACCAATCCATAGTATCAAGATAAAGCACCATCATTTGTTCTATCCAAATCCTATATGAAATGGTAAGTACCTTGGCGATGGAGATGACAGATATTCCTTTACGGAAAAACATAatgaaacttcaagaaataCGTACTCAGTTTAATCAATTAAAGTTACCTTTTGATAGGCCTCTTCAAGCTCGTCAGCTGTATTGGCTAGTTGACCTGATGATTTGGGCTCTAGTGATGCTACAAAAGACAGATAATATATGACAATGTATTATTAGcccctaaaaaaagaaaacaaaagatattGCAAGAGAAAGGCAGAGACAAAAAGGTTTTGAATGAGAAATTGATAGAGCACATTCCTGCTTTTTGGTCTAAAAACAATGTTTGGTAAATGTGATGAATTATATTATACATCCAGCAAACATGTGTACAGTTTCGTAGAAATTGCTACCTGAGGAGGACCCAGCAAATGATATCTGTGACTGAAAAAGCTTCTGCTGATCAGCTATACTCCTCTGCTGATGGAAGGAAGCTGAGGTTTGTGGTTTTCGCTGGATCCCTTCTTGAGACAAGCCCCTTTGTTTTTGAGAACCCAGAATCTGATGCAACTGACCAGGCTGTGTGATTTTATGAACTTCTTGTTCAGAAGCTGTAACCCCTGGTTGTTGAATCATGGGGCTTGAACTCCGATGCGATTGAGCATTGAAGATAAATGGTTGTGATCCAGCCATTTTTTGCTGAAGCTGCATTCTAGAAACATCTCTTTGTTGGCCCAGGGGCTGCTGGAATGACGGTAAAACATTTTGTTGGGGAATTGACCATTGTAGCTGCTCTGAATCATCACGTTGCTTCCCGAGTTGCTGATTCTGTTGAAACATTGGGCTATTTGATGGCTGTGCAAATGGTGTTTGACGGTATTGTGTTGTTACTGATGGCGGCTGAGAAAATTGATTCTGAGTATTCTGTGATGTAACATGCTGCTGCCGCTGATGAGGTTGGCGGTGTAGAATGTCAGGTTGGATGACAAAACTCTTACTAGTATTCTGGACCTTATCCTTCAGGATCCCATCCTGAAACTCCTGCTGTTGTAATTGGTACTTCAGTTTCTGATCTGAAGACTGGCTTCCTAGCATTTCCCTCCGAGAGTTAAGAGTAATATTTGGTTGCATATTTTGTTCAACAAAATTATTACAGACTAAACGTTGGGAAAATCGTGTGCCGGCATTTGTCTCCGAGCTTTGCCCAACATCGTTTACAATCAAGGTCTGACCTAGACCTGTAACAGAAGAGATTAGGTTAAATTAACATTTACAGTTCATTCACTTAAGCAACTATATATGGTGCTAAGAATTGCTATAGCTTCTAACACAAAGAACAGTACTGCACTTCTGCTGTAATTTTGTGCATGTTTTGATTGAAAACTAACAAGGGCATGTAccatgaagagaagaaaaacaagataaaaaataaacaagcaaaatgaatgaaaaacacACAATTTTTATGCTCTACACAATTTTCAAACCTGTAACATGTTGACGAAGCTTGAACCTAATTAGATTAAGAATCAAAGGAAACaggaagatagaaaaaacacGAAAAAGGTGAAGAGGATCCCGAGCCGCACAATTTactctcaataaatttattcTGCTACCAACTCCCCTCATAAAAAGGTTTACAGTAGTTTAAATAGGTCTCTCACCACCCTCAtccagaaaaggaaaataaaatcctaagcaaataggaaaaataaaagacgaaatccaaaattaactagaaaaacaataaaactgaaaaaaataaataaaaaacagtatcAATTGGGCCTAATTGGAGAGCCTTCAAGACTTCGGCTGGTTAAAGCTAGCCGGCCAACTATAGAACATGGCCTGTCCTGTAGAACCTCCTGCAGCAcatatcttcttctttctacTGTTTGTTTCAACAGCAATTAAACCACTGTAATTCTCATGCCTTCTTCATGCATAAAAGCATTCGAATATTGGGGTTGAGTCTGGCG
The Populus nigra chromosome 3, ddPopNigr1.1, whole genome shotgun sequence genome window above contains:
- the LOC133689260 gene encoding mediator of RNA polymerase II transcription subunit 15a-like; this translates as MNSFGPIKSEASKTTGKNSSGLGQTLIVNDVGQSSETNAGTRFSQRLVCNNFVEQNMQPNITLNSRREMLGSQSSDQKLKYQLQQQEFQDGILKDKVQNTSKSFVIQPDILHRQPHQRQQHVTSQNTQNQFSQPPSVTTQYRQTPFAQPSNSPMFQQNQQLGKQRDDSEQLQWSIPQQNVLPSFQQPLGQQRDVSRMQLQQKMAGSQPFIFNAQSHRSSSPMIQQPGVTASEQEVHKITQPGQLHQILGSQKQRGLSQEGIQRKPQTSASFHQQRSIADQQKLFQSQISFAGSSSASLEPKSSGQLANTADELEEAYQKLQCFKLQYGPQLKKLYIYFKSLLDKATDPELVRKNMKQVIWIEKAMQVFSLQRNQMKNASKEKLETTKDAIVKYVNLFRQKRVASVEQQAELSLPTCGQSQISQPPQSWNGKLQFPLVNLTITNGLGSSSPTSSMQSRVPNSQPNFVSSLQYSSGMGLEQKNGPSMFQKSARKTGQYFAGSPQNNNFFSNSNVNAFDSPFTHYKRLLQNFEQQMQKQTTQLKKEQMLMRNSQSCVTPAIESTENLHQLQITSTINQLYSSSPRKSQLSSAQIDQQNFPSASTPLTPTSRYVALTQVDNQTQSQNQSTATDTPGISASPLLEEFTSPLNASDTNQPFQRLLRAVESMSPGVLSAAVQDIDSVVNMVEKIAGGLAEGHSQAAIGEDLVSETRFRVQEMNLAYQQSSIYEREMEQKFSAMTWDTVGQPMHRKSDFDSTTTPKLNNLRIKPNKDLLDEIRRVNQRLVETLVEVDSTEDDSILPESSKGTIIKCSYTAVSLSGDLKSLSSSPTFPVLILRLLAPADYPNTSSVIFDKLPVGCEEPEDLSEKTKLRFSTALRNLSESMSLLEIAQIWDACCRAVLLEFVKPFGGGCFSSRYGKWEDFFTI